The Streptomyces achromogenes DNA segment CTGCCCGGGGGACCCGGCGGAACACCCCCCGCCTTCGCCCCGTTTCCACCCGTTTCGGACGGACGGCGAAGCTCAGCCGTCCCCGTCACGCTCGTCGCGCTCGCCGTCGCCGTCCGCGAGGGCCGCTTCCACCGTGTCGTGCACGGTGAACACCGCGTCCGCGCCGGTGATCTCGAAAACCCGCGCCACCACGGGCTGCATGCCGGCCAGGTGGACTCCGCCACCGGCCGCCTCCGCCTTCAGGCGGGCGCCGAGGAGCACGTTGAGCCCGGTGGAGTCGCAGAACTCCAGGCGTGCGCAGTCCACCACCAGCCGGCTGAGGCCTCTGGAAAGGCAGTCGTCGAGTGGCTCACGCAACAGATCGGCCGTGTGGTGATCCAACTCACCTGCCGGGGTCACCACGGCACTCGAGCCTTCTTGCCGTACCTCGACCAGAAGCCGGCCAGACTGTGCGCTGCCGACCGTCCCGCGGTCCATGCCGTCTCTCTCCCGGGGTCGTGAACTGGTTGCTGACGCTCTCGCACCCTACGCCCTCGGCCAGTGACCTCACACCTGAACATTCGCACACAAACGGACATAAGCCCACAAAATGCACTTGCGATCGGTCAAGTAAAGCGGGTAGGGCTAGGGGGAACACGTACCCGACACGGCCGGCTATGGAGGCGCCGCACACCGAAGTGCGCTCACTGGCATCGGCAGCCATACGCCGAGAACGATGGAGGACTCATGTCACCCCGGCTCGACGCACCGCATACCCGCGGAGCGACGTCGACACCCCCTCCGGAACTGAAAAGTCTGGAACCCATCGCACAGCACGCGGTGCAGGACGTCGACCCCACCGACCTCCTCGCCGGACTCCCGGACATCCCCCCGTACGACGAGATCGCACCCGTCGACGCGCGGGCCCTGTCCAAGACCCTGTTCGCGCGGCTCGAATCCCTCGAAGAGGGCACGCACGCGTACTCGTACGTCCGCAACACCCTCGTCGAACTGAACCTCGCGCTGGTCAAGTTCGCCGCCTCCCGGTTCCGCTCCCGCAGTGAGCCGATGGAGGACATCATCCAGGTCGGCACCATCGGCCTGATCAAGGCGATCGACCGCTTCGAGCTGTCGCGCGGCGTCGAGTTCCCGACCTTCGCGATGCCAACCATCATCGGCGAGATCAAACGGTTCTTCCGTGACACCTCGTGGTCGGTGCGCGTCCCGCGCCGGCTCCAGGAGCTGCGGCTCGACCTCGCCAAGGCGGGCGACGAGCTGGCGCAGAAGCTCGACCGGGCGCCCACCGTCGCGGAGCTGGCCGAACGCCTCGGCCTCTCCCGCGACGAGGTCGTCGAGGGCATGGCCGCGTCGAACGCGTACACCGCCTCGTCGCTGGACGCGCAGCCGGAGGAGGACGACTCGGAAGGCGCCCTCGCCGACCGCATCGGCTACGAGGACCACGGCCTCGAAGGCATCGAGTACGTGGAGTCCCTGAAGCCGATGATCGCCGAACTCCCCTCCCGTGACCGCCAGATCCTCTCCCTCCGCTTCGTCGCGGGTCTGACCCAGTCGGAGATCGGCGAGGAGCTCGGCATCTCGCAGATGCACGTGTCGCGGCTGCTGTCGCGCACGCTGGTGCGGCTGCGGAAGGGCCTGACGCTCGAGGAGTAGGCCCACGGGCCGCGGACCCGGGAGCAACGCCCCTTTCACCGGTGCCGTTCGGACACCGGTGCCGTTCGGATACCGGTGCCCACCGGACACCGGTGCCGTCCGCGTCCGGGCGATCGGCAGCTGAACGATCGCCCGGGCGCGGACGTCGGTGTGCCCGCACTCCGCGCCGCGCTCTCCGCGGTCCACACGGAGGCGGGCCTGCTCCTGTCCTCATGGTGAAAACCCCCTGGCCGGATTCCTCGCGATGGCTACGCTGACCCAGCCCCTGTGACCAGCAGCGCCGCTGGGCCGGCCGCGTCACCTGCTCATGAGGAGCCCCGTGCCCGAATCCGCTGCCTCCCCCGTCTCCCCTGCCTCCGCCGCCTCCCCTGCCTCCCCTGCCTCCCGACTCGGCCGGCTCGCCGACGTCCCGGTGCTGCTGGTGGCCGTCGTGTGGGGGTCCAGCTACCTCGCCGCCAAGGGCGTCACCACCGCGGACACCGTGCTCGCCGTGCTCGTGCTGCGGTTCGCGGTGGTGCTGCCGGTGCTGCTGATCGTGGGGTGGCGGCGGCTGCGCGCGCTGAGCAGCACGCAACTGCGGGGAGCCGGGCTGCTGGGACTGATCCTCGCCGGGATCTTCCTGCTGGAGACGTACGGCGTCGTGCACACCTCCGCCACGAACGCCGGGCTGATCATCAGCCTGACCATGGTCCTCACGCCCCTCGCGGAGAGCCGGGTGCGCGGGGTGCGGCTGCCGGGCGCGTTCCTGGCGGCCGCGGGCCTGTCGGTGGCGGGCGTGGCCCTGCTCACGCAGGGGGCCGGGTTCACCGCTCCGTCGGGCGGTGATCTGCTGATGCTGGGGGCGGCCGTGGCCCGGACCGCGCACGTGCTGGCCATGGCGCGGATGGAGTCGGTGCGCGGCGCGGACGCGTTGTCCCTCACGACCGTGCAACTGGGCGGCGCCGTCGCCGTGTTCGCCGTGCTGGTGGCCGTGCCGGGGACGGGGGCCTCGCCCCGGGCCGCCGCGGCGGCCTTCGACGCCGGGGACTGGGCCGGCCTGGTCTACCTCTCCGTCTTCTGCACCCTCTTCGCGTTCTTCGTGCAGATGTGGGCCGTCCGCCGTACGTCGCCGTCCCGCGTCAGCCTGCTGCTGGGGACCGAGCCGGTGTGGGCGGCGGCCGTGGGCATCGCGCTCGCCGGGGACCGGCCGGGGTGGCCGGGGTTCGCGGGCGCGGTGCTGGTGCTCGTCGGCACGGCGTGGGGACGGTCGGCGGCGGACCGGGGGCGGGCGGCCGCCGGCACCCCCGCCGGCCGGCCTCAGACGACCCGCACGCCTCGCCGCCACACCTCCGAGACCAAGGGCACGCCCGGCCGGTAGGCCAGGTGGACGTGGCTCGGCGCGTCCAGGAGGGTCAGGTCGGCGTACGCGCCGGGGGCGATGCGACCGACGTCCGTGCGGCGTAGCGCCGCGGCCCCGCCCGCCGTGGCGGACCACACCGCCTCGTCCGGCGTCATCCCCATGTCCCGCACGGCGAGCGCGATGCAGAACGGCACGGACGAGGTGAAGGACGAGCCCGGGTTGCAGTCCGTGGACAGGGCGACGGTGACGCCCGCGTCCAGCAGCCGGCGGGCGTCCGGCCACTCGGCCCGGGTGGAGAACTCGGCGCCGGGCAGCAGCGTGGCGACCGTGTCGCCGTTCGCCAGCGCGTCGACGTCGGCGTCGGTGAGGTGGGTGCAGTGGTCGGCGCTGGCCGCGTCCAGCTCGACCGCCAGCTGCACGCCTGGGCCGTGGGAGAGCTGGTTGGCGTGGATGCGGGGGTGCAGTCCCTTCGCCCTGCCCGCGGTGAGGATCGCGCGGGCCTGGTCGCCGTCGAAGGCGCCCTTCTCGCAGAAGACGTCGATCCAGCGGGCGTGCGGGGCGCAGGCGTCGAGCATCTCGCCGGTGACCAGGGCGACGTAGGCCGCCGGGTCGTCGGCGTAGTCGGGGGAGACGATGTGGGCGCCGAGGTAGGTGACCTCGTCGGTGTGGGCGGCGGCGAGGCGCAGGGCGCGGGCCTCGTCGGCGACCGTCAGGCCGTAGCCGGACTTGGTCTCGAAGGTGGTGGTGCCCTGGCGGAGTGCCTCGGCGAGGAAACGGGTGAGGTTGGCCTCCAGTTCCCCGTCGGTGGCGGCCCGGGTGGCGGCGACCGTCGTGCGGATGCCGCCCGCGCTGTACGCCCGCCCCGACATCCGGGCGTTGAACTCCTCCGTGCGGTCGCCCGCGAAGACCAGGTGGGAGTGGGAGTCGACGAAGCCGGGGAGCACCGCCCGGCCGTCGGCCCGGACCCGGTTGTCAGTGGCGGGTGCTTTGCTTGATTCACCGGTCCACACGACGCGGTCGCCCTCGATGACGACGGCCGCGTCCCGGATCAGGCCCAGGGGAGAGCCTCGCCCACTCTCGAGTTTGCTCGAGCGGGGGGACCCCCCTCCGAGGGAGGGATCGTTGGTGACCAGCGTGGCGATGTCGGTGATGGCGGTGGTGGTGCCGGTCCTGCCGGTGCTGCTGCTCATCGTCGTGTCCTCGTGGCTGACGGGGATGGAGGAGGGGGCGGAGGCCCGGGCGG contains these protein-coding regions:
- a CDS encoding STAS domain-containing protein → MDRGTVGSAQSGRLLVEVRQEGSSAVVTPAGELDHHTADLLREPLDDCLSRGLSRLVVDCARLEFCDSTGLNVLLGARLKAEAAGGGVHLAGMQPVVARVFEITGADAVFTVHDTVEAALADGDGERDERDGDG
- a CDS encoding RNA polymerase sigma factor SigF; the encoded protein is MSPRLDAPHTRGATSTPPPELKSLEPIAQHAVQDVDPTDLLAGLPDIPPYDEIAPVDARALSKTLFARLESLEEGTHAYSYVRNTLVELNLALVKFAASRFRSRSEPMEDIIQVGTIGLIKAIDRFELSRGVEFPTFAMPTIIGEIKRFFRDTSWSVRVPRRLQELRLDLAKAGDELAQKLDRAPTVAELAERLGLSRDEVVEGMAASNAYTASSLDAQPEEDDSEGALADRIGYEDHGLEGIEYVESLKPMIAELPSRDRQILSLRFVAGLTQSEIGEELGISQMHVSRLLSRTLVRLRKGLTLEE
- a CDS encoding DMT family transporter, whose amino-acid sequence is MRSPVPESAASPVSPASAASPASPASRLGRLADVPVLLVAVVWGSSYLAAKGVTTADTVLAVLVLRFAVVLPVLLIVGWRRLRALSSTQLRGAGLLGLILAGIFLLETYGVVHTSATNAGLIISLTMVLTPLAESRVRGVRLPGAFLAAAGLSVAGVALLTQGAGFTAPSGGDLLMLGAAVARTAHVLAMARMESVRGADALSLTTVQLGGAVAVFAVLVAVPGTGASPRAAAAAFDAGDWAGLVYLSVFCTLFAFFVQMWAVRRTSPSRVSLLLGTEPVWAAAVGIALAGDRPGWPGFAGAVLVLVGTAWGRSAADRGRAAAGTPAGRPQTTRTPRRHTSETKGTPGR
- the hutI gene encoding imidazolonepropionase encodes the protein MSSSTGRTGTTTAITDIATLVTNDPSLGGGSPRSSKLESGRGSPLGLIRDAAVVIEGDRVVWTGESSKAPATDNRVRADGRAVLPGFVDSHSHLVFAGDRTEEFNARMSGRAYSAGGIRTTVAATRAATDGELEANLTRFLAEALRQGTTTFETKSGYGLTVADEARALRLAAAHTDEVTYLGAHIVSPDYADDPAAYVALVTGEMLDACAPHARWIDVFCEKGAFDGDQARAILTAGRAKGLHPRIHANQLSHGPGVQLAVELDAASADHCTHLTDADVDALANGDTVATLLPGAEFSTRAEWPDARRLLDAGVTVALSTDCNPGSSFTSSVPFCIALAVRDMGMTPDEAVWSATAGGAAALRRTDVGRIAPGAYADLTLLDAPSHVHLAYRPGVPLVSEVWRRGVRVV